In Haloferax mediterranei ATCC 33500, the following proteins share a genomic window:
- a CDS encoding long-chain-fatty-acid--CoA ligase → MSNIVMNIRSVAEDDTGEVAVSYTGNDVTYGELWAQTGQFAAGLNDRGIGEGDRVAVYLPNVPQFVTAFHGTLRTGGVVVPMNPQYKSREIGHLLSDSGAQVVVTLSDLVPFVDEVRDDTDVEHVVTVGQETEGGIDFEAFLGDDDPEIVDRAPDDVAAQPYTSGTTGRPKGVQLTHRNLSSNANTAADLIPNGIQTDDKQLGVLPLFHIYGMTVVMNAALFNGAAYYPLPEWDAQEAVSLIEDERLTLMHGVPAMYNDIINQPNAEEFDLSSVRLAGVGGSGIPVEVLRRFEDLYDVNIYEGYGLTETSPITHFNSPEQGRRVGSIGRPLPSVDAKIVDDDFAERPRIEEGPVDEDEVDLDEITGELVVAGPNVMKGYARLPDANEEAFTEQNGKRWFHTGDIGYWDENDFFYVVDRKKDMINTAGYNVYPREVEELLFEHEGVADAAVVGIPDDRRGETVNAFVVPVPDIEETPEELKQYCLDNLAEYKHPREVEFVEELPRTTTGKVQKFELRETEATK, encoded by the coding sequence ATGTCAAATATTGTCATGAACATCCGGTCGGTCGCCGAGGACGACACCGGGGAAGTCGCCGTATCATATACGGGGAACGACGTTACCTACGGAGAGCTTTGGGCGCAAACCGGCCAGTTCGCGGCGGGACTGAACGACCGGGGTATCGGCGAAGGGGACCGCGTCGCGGTGTACCTGCCGAACGTGCCGCAGTTCGTTACCGCGTTCCACGGGACGCTTCGGACGGGCGGCGTCGTCGTCCCGATGAACCCGCAGTACAAATCGCGAGAAATCGGCCACTTGCTGTCCGACAGCGGCGCACAGGTGGTCGTGACGCTGTCGGACCTCGTCCCGTTCGTGGACGAGGTGCGCGACGACACCGACGTGGAACACGTCGTTACCGTCGGTCAGGAAACCGAGGGAGGAATCGACTTCGAAGCGTTCCTGGGTGACGACGACCCCGAAATCGTGGACCGCGCCCCTGACGACGTCGCGGCCCAGCCGTACACCAGCGGCACGACGGGACGGCCCAAGGGCGTGCAGTTGACCCATCGGAACCTCTCTTCAAACGCAAATACTGCCGCAGACCTCATCCCTAATGGAATTCAGACGGACGACAAGCAACTCGGAGTCCTTCCGCTGTTCCACATCTATGGCATGACCGTGGTGATGAACGCGGCGCTGTTTAACGGCGCCGCCTACTACCCGCTTCCGGAGTGGGACGCCCAAGAGGCCGTCTCGCTCATCGAAGACGAGCGGTTGACCCTGATGCACGGCGTCCCAGCGATGTACAACGACATCATCAACCAACCGAACGCCGAGGAGTTCGACCTTTCGTCGGTCCGCCTCGCAGGCGTCGGCGGGTCCGGCATCCCCGTCGAGGTGCTTCGGCGATTCGAGGACCTCTACGACGTGAATATCTACGAGGGGTACGGGCTGACCGAGACCAGTCCCATCACCCACTTCAACTCGCCCGAACAGGGTCGTCGGGTCGGGAGCATCGGAAGGCCGCTCCCCAGCGTGGACGCGAAAATCGTCGACGATGATTTCGCAGAGCGTCCCCGAATAGAGGAGGGGCCGGTCGACGAAGACGAGGTCGACCTGGACGAGATAACCGGCGAACTCGTCGTCGCCGGACCGAACGTGATGAAGGGGTACGCCAGACTGCCCGATGCGAACGAGGAGGCATTCACCGAGCAGAACGGAAAGCGATGGTTCCACACCGGCGACATCGGCTACTGGGACGAGAACGACTTCTTCTATGTCGTAGACCGGAAGAAGGACATGATAAACACGGCGGGGTACAACGTCTATCCGCGCGAGGTCGAGGAGTTGCTGTTCGAGCACGAGGGGGTGGCCGACGCGGCCGTGGTGGGGATTCCGGACGACCGCCGAGGCGAGACGGTGAACGCGTTCGTGGTGCCGGTTCCGGACATCGAGGAGACGCCCGAGGAACTCAAGCAGTACTGTCTCGACAACCTCGCGGAGTACAAACACCCCCGCGAGGTCGAGTTCGTCGAGGAGTTGCCCCGGACGACCACCGGGAAGGTCCAGAAGTTCGAACTCCGGGAGACCGAGGCAACCAAGTGA
- a CDS encoding 3-hydroxyacyl-CoA dehydrogenase/enoyl-CoA hydratase family protein, which produces MTNTNIEKVSVLGAGNMGHGIVEVVAIAGYDVTMRDVEEDLVADGYEDIKWSLEKLAEKDRLDESVDDILDRIDTAVELEPAVADADLVIEAAPERMDLKKDIFGDLDAFAPDNALLASNTSSLSITEMAPATSRPEDVVGMHFFNPPVKMDLVEVIYGEETSDETAEVAYEFVESLDKTPIYVRKDVHGFVVNTVLGPFIDEPAWMVSNEEATIREADAAMVHRRGYPMGPFELVDLSGIDVGYHVRTEAERPIPPIMEEKVEANELGRKTGRGYYDYKNGDGVNYEPSDGERFDTLRIEARMVNEAARLVGDDVATPDEIDTGVRLGLGFPEGICRRGDEIGLDAVLDKLRSLHEKTGADRFEPDDYLVELVEQGRTGEDAGTGFHDYGLDGGDGPGEYRLLNYVLSGDGLLEVELDRPERMNALSMDLLGEIDELLSSVNSDDVRCVTFEGAGDRAFSAGADIGGFADLDPTDAMDVTPAFETVNDFERPTIAKIDGYCLGAGLELALACDLRVATADAEFGSPEIGLGLIPGGGGTQRLLRLLGETRAKELVFRGNRIDAERAEEWGLVNRAVPTEEFDDTVSQFVDDVLEGPPVGLKVAKKVMNEGADASLDAALAMESQGFGLLMSTEDVREGTAAFRDNRDPEFRGE; this is translated from the coding sequence ATGACAAACACTAACATTGAGAAGGTGTCCGTACTCGGAGCAGGGAACATGGGCCACGGAATCGTGGAAGTCGTCGCTATCGCCGGATACGACGTCACGATGCGCGACGTTGAGGAGGACCTCGTCGCCGACGGATACGAGGATATCAAGTGGAGTTTAGAGAAACTGGCCGAAAAGGACCGCCTTGACGAGTCCGTCGATGACATCCTCGACCGCATCGACACTGCGGTCGAACTGGAACCTGCAGTTGCCGACGCCGACCTCGTTATCGAGGCCGCCCCAGAGCGGATGGACCTCAAGAAGGACATTTTCGGCGATCTCGACGCATTCGCGCCGGACAACGCGCTGCTCGCGTCGAACACGTCAAGCCTCAGTATCACGGAGATGGCTCCCGCGACCTCCCGACCCGAGGACGTGGTGGGGATGCACTTTTTCAATCCGCCGGTGAAGATGGACTTGGTCGAGGTTATTTACGGCGAAGAAACCAGTGACGAAACCGCCGAGGTCGCCTATGAGTTCGTCGAATCGCTCGACAAAACGCCGATTTACGTCCGGAAGGATGTCCACGGGTTCGTCGTCAACACGGTTCTCGGGCCGTTCATCGACGAACCCGCGTGGATGGTTTCGAACGAGGAGGCGACGATACGCGAGGCGGACGCCGCTATGGTGCACCGACGTGGCTACCCAATGGGACCGTTCGAACTCGTAGACCTCTCTGGAATCGACGTGGGGTATCACGTCCGAACGGAGGCCGAGCGGCCGATACCGCCGATCATGGAGGAGAAGGTCGAAGCCAACGAACTCGGCCGTAAGACGGGACGGGGGTACTACGACTACAAAAATGGTGACGGGGTCAATTACGAACCCAGTGACGGTGAGCGTTTCGACACGCTGCGCATTGAGGCCCGTATGGTCAACGAGGCCGCACGACTAGTCGGCGACGACGTGGCGACGCCCGATGAGATCGATACTGGGGTCCGTCTCGGCCTCGGCTTCCCGGAGGGTATCTGCAGGCGCGGTGACGAAATCGGACTCGATGCAGTTCTCGATAAACTCCGGAGCCTCCACGAGAAGACGGGAGCAGACCGGTTCGAACCTGACGACTACCTCGTCGAACTCGTTGAGCAGGGCCGGACGGGCGAGGACGCAGGGACGGGGTTCCACGACTACGGTTTGGACGGCGGTGACGGACCGGGTGAGTACCGGCTACTGAACTACGTGTTATCCGGAGACGGACTGCTCGAAGTGGAACTCGACCGCCCGGAGCGCATGAACGCCCTCTCGATGGATCTTCTCGGCGAAATTGACGAACTGCTATCGTCAGTGAACTCCGACGACGTTCGGTGCGTCACGTTCGAAGGTGCGGGCGACCGCGCCTTCAGCGCCGGGGCAGACATCGGCGGCTTTGCGGACCTCGACCCGACCGACGCCATGGACGTGACGCCGGCGTTCGAGACCGTCAACGACTTCGAGCGGCCCACCATCGCCAAGATAGACGGCTACTGCCTCGGTGCGGGCCTGGAACTGGCGCTCGCCTGCGATCTCCGAGTGGCGACCGCGGACGCGGAGTTCGGGTCACCCGAAATCGGACTCGGTCTGATTCCGGGCGGGGGCGGAACCCAGCGACTCCTCCGATTGCTTGGGGAGACGCGGGCCAAGGAACTTGTGTTCAGGGGGAACCGCATCGATGCCGAGCGCGCCGAGGAGTGGGGGCTGGTCAACCGTGCTGTCCCGACCGAGGAATTCGACGACACCGTCTCCCAGTTCGTGGACGACGTTCTCGAAGGGCCGCCCGTCGGTCTGAAAGTGGCGAAGAAGGTAATGAACGAGGGAGCCGACGCGAGCCTTGACGCCGCGCTGGCGATGGAGAGTCAGGGCTTCGGTCTGCTCATGAGCACCGAGGACGTACGCGAGGGGACAGCCGCGTTCCGCGATAACCGCGACCCCGAATTCCGCGGTGAATGA
- a CDS encoding Lrp/AsnC family transcriptional regulator, giving the protein MSDQTDAPNWTFKERDIAILRELTQDPQLSSRELTSILEEKYDIEVSHVTVSESIREMRNEGVFREAIIPNEEYYTFSLFEFKFNPENFEEGWRDAMEYIRNDPHTLFYFLSDGEYQWKTVMMFSNLQDESRWIHEFYKEHGDVVDNIRNSVVHNVLKFRTDPEIFEGLNDEYPE; this is encoded by the coding sequence ATGAGTGATCAGACGGACGCACCGAACTGGACGTTCAAGGAACGGGACATTGCCATCTTGCGGGAACTGACCCAGGACCCGCAGCTGTCCTCACGAGAGCTTACCTCCATCCTCGAGGAGAAGTACGACATCGAGGTGTCTCACGTCACCGTAAGCGAGTCTATCCGAGAGATGCGCAACGAGGGCGTCTTCCGGGAGGCGATAATCCCCAACGAGGAGTACTACACCTTCAGCCTCTTCGAATTCAAGTTCAACCCGGAGAACTTCGAGGAGGGGTGGCGGGACGCGATGGAGTACATCCGCAACGATCCCCACACCCTGTTCTACTTCCTCTCGGACGGCGAGTACCAGTGGAAGACCGTGATGATGTTCTCCAATCTGCAGGACGAGTCGCGGTGGATACACGAGTTCTACAAGGAACACGGCGACGTCGTCGATAACATCCGTAACTCCGTGGTTCACAACGTGCTCAAGTTCCGAACCGACCCGGAGATTTTTGAGGGGCTGAACGACGAGTATCCGGAGTAG
- a CDS encoding zinc-dependent alcohol dehydrogenase family protein: MDAVVFQGVGEPLELKSVDRPDCGANEAVIETEACGICRSDWHAWQGDWDWLGIIPRSGLIFGHEPVGRVVEVGENVTRFSEGDRVTTPFNLSDGTCPHCRAGRANICESSVPMGFVQFQKGAFAEEFSVRNADQNLVEVPENVPAHEIAGLGCRFATAFHGVSQRVDVSAGDWVAVHGCGGVGLSAVHTATALGGNVIAIDIVEEKLEFARDLGAVETIDSTEVDDVPQAVKSFTDGSRGVEVSVEALGISQTIKDSVNCLIPGGQHLQVGLTTSEEGGEVSLPIDFMVQNEREFYGTYGMPPHEYDDIFQMMSSGKINPGKIVSETCSLGDIPSVMERLGEYDTMGIPVCTEF; encoded by the coding sequence ATGGACGCTGTAGTGTTCCAAGGCGTGGGTGAACCGCTCGAACTCAAGTCAGTCGACCGACCGGATTGCGGGGCGAACGAGGCCGTCATCGAGACGGAGGCGTGCGGGATCTGCCGAAGCGACTGGCACGCCTGGCAGGGCGACTGGGACTGGCTCGGCATCATTCCGCGGTCGGGGCTGATCTTCGGACACGAGCCGGTCGGCCGGGTCGTCGAGGTAGGCGAGAACGTCACTCGGTTCAGCGAGGGTGACCGGGTGACGACCCCGTTCAATCTGAGCGACGGCACCTGCCCGCACTGTCGGGCCGGTCGGGCGAACATCTGTGAATCCTCGGTCCCGATGGGGTTCGTCCAGTTCCAGAAGGGCGCCTTCGCGGAGGAGTTCTCGGTCCGAAACGCCGACCAGAACCTCGTCGAGGTTCCCGAGAACGTCCCCGCCCACGAGATCGCGGGGCTAGGCTGTCGGTTCGCGACCGCCTTTCATGGCGTCAGTCAGCGCGTTGATGTCAGTGCGGGCGACTGGGTTGCGGTACACGGCTGTGGCGGCGTCGGCCTCTCCGCGGTCCACACCGCGACCGCGCTCGGAGGCAACGTCATCGCGATCGACATCGTCGAGGAGAAACTGGAGTTCGCACGGGACCTCGGCGCCGTCGAGACGATCGACTCTACGGAAGTCGACGACGTCCCGCAGGCGGTGAAGTCGTTCACCGACGGAAGCCGTGGCGTCGAGGTCTCCGTCGAGGCGCTCGGCATCTCACAGACTATCAAAGACTCCGTAAACTGTCTCATCCCCGGCGGACAGCACCTCCAGGTCGGGTTGACCACCTCCGAGGAGGGCGGCGAGGTCTCGCTACCGATCGACTTCATGGTGCAAAACGAGCGCGAGTTCTACGGCACCTACGGGATGCCGCCCCACGAGTACGACGACATCTTCCAGATGATGTCGAGCGGGAAGATCAACCCGGGAAAGATCGTCTCAGAGACTTGTTCTCTGGGAGATATTCCGAGCGTGATGGAGCGGCTGGGCGAGTACGACACGATGGGAATCCCCGTCTGCACCGAGTTCTAA
- a CDS encoding acyl-CoA dehydrogenase family protein — MTFRLSDEQHAIREAVREFGEEEIEPVAREHDEQRQYPATLVQKAAELDFVAPSIPVEYGGAGMDTLSATVVTEELWRADPGIGSAIGSRGFGTDMIQKYGDEWMKEEWLPRIASGESACCSCISEPAHGSNVAGIETHAERDGNEWVINGNKMWITNGTVADIAVVMTKTSPGDGNRGITAFLVPTDADGFRTEKIDNKLGIRASDLAEVILDDVRVPEENVIGGVDEGFYQLMDFFASGRVSVAAQAVGTAQAALDAALDYADEREQFDQKIADFQAIQHKLAEMATNIEAARSLAYRAASYVESGDDQLATQFASMAKLFASEHAVDAADEAIQVHGGAGFVTDHPVERYYRDARITKIYEGTSEIQKNIIADTLL; from the coding sequence ATGACATTTCGACTGTCAGACGAGCAGCACGCGATACGCGAGGCGGTCCGGGAGTTCGGCGAGGAGGAGATCGAACCGGTCGCTCGAGAGCACGACGAGCAGAGGCAGTATCCGGCGACCCTCGTCCAGAAGGCCGCCGAACTCGACTTCGTAGCCCCGAGCATTCCGGTCGAGTACGGCGGTGCCGGAATGGACACCCTCTCGGCGACGGTCGTGACCGAGGAACTCTGGCGCGCCGACCCCGGCATCGGTAGCGCGATCGGAAGTCGGGGGTTCGGGACCGATATGATTCAGAAGTACGGCGACGAGTGGATGAAAGAGGAGTGGCTCCCGCGAATCGCCTCCGGCGAGTCGGCGTGCTGTAGCTGTATCTCCGAACCTGCACACGGATCCAACGTCGCCGGCATCGAAACCCACGCAGAACGGGACGGTAACGAGTGGGTCATCAACGGTAACAAGATGTGGATAACGAACGGGACCGTCGCCGACATCGCGGTCGTGATGACCAAGACGTCGCCCGGCGACGGCAATCGTGGTATCACCGCGTTCCTCGTACCCACCGACGCCGACGGCTTCAGGACCGAGAAGATAGATAATAAACTCGGTATCCGGGCGTCGGACCTCGCCGAGGTCATTCTGGACGACGTTCGCGTGCCCGAGGAGAACGTCATCGGCGGAGTCGACGAGGGGTTCTACCAGCTCATGGACTTCTTTGCCAGCGGCCGAGTCAGCGTCGCGGCCCAAGCAGTCGGGACAGCCCAGGCCGCGCTCGACGCGGCGCTCGATTACGCCGACGAACGCGAGCAGTTCGACCAGAAGATCGCCGACTTTCAGGCCATACAGCACAAGCTCGCTGAGATGGCGACTAACATCGAGGCAGCCCGCTCGCTCGCGTACAGGGCGGCGTCCTACGTCGAGAGCGGCGACGACCAGCTGGCCACTCAGTTCGCGAGCATGGCGAAGCTGTTCGCCAGCGAACACGCGGTCGACGCCGCCGACGAGGCGATTCAGGTCCACGGCGGCGCGGGATTCGTCACCGACCATCCCGTCGAACGGTACTACCGTGACGCTCGCATCACGAAGATCTACGAGGGAACGAGCGAAATTCAGAAGAACATCATCGCCGACACCCTGCTCTAA
- a CDS encoding aldehyde dehydrogenase family protein: MQDTYFNDTFDIDDAVLERHRTAVESSLERDEYGLLIGSKWVDSEGGEEGVAIDPTTGESLATFQVGTAADVDRAVEAARNAYEGNWGQLSPRQRGEKLEEIADRLAERKTELAKIETLEAGKPNLHSRFVDIEILVEQFRHFAAVARTADTGRVVPTDDEKHVVTKREPYGVVGAISAWNFPAMFVAWKLGPALAAGNAVVFKPSSKAVLATLEIADVCDTVLPTGTVNVVTGAGSVVGNAISQHDGIDKVTLTGSKAAGTATLEGAADTITPVSLELGGKSPNIVFPDTDLEQALEGTIVSIFFNSGQQCTAGSRLFLHEDIKDEFLDMLRERIDELTVGDPLSPQTDIGPMIDHDHAEQVTGYISRAIEDGARPLVGDDVDEVDAGGEASDTAGAPFVQPTVLTGVDDSAEVACDEVFGPVLSVFEWSERDEVIERANDTRFGLAAGVWTQDLETAHDVADELKAGTVWVNTYDDMLDPAPHGGYKESGMGRELSEEALDDYSRTKSVKMNFGEVLKIG, translated from the coding sequence ATGCAAGACACGTACTTCAACGATACATTCGACATCGACGACGCTGTGCTCGAACGACACAGAACGGCCGTGGAGTCCTCGCTCGAACGCGACGAGTACGGGCTCCTGATCGGGAGTAAGTGGGTCGACTCCGAGGGCGGCGAGGAGGGCGTCGCTATCGACCCAACCACTGGCGAGTCGCTCGCGACCTTCCAGGTCGGAACCGCCGCGGACGTCGACCGCGCCGTCGAGGCGGCGCGCAACGCCTACGAGGGGAACTGGGGTCAGCTCTCGCCCAGACAGCGCGGCGAGAAGCTCGAGGAGATCGCCGACAGGCTTGCAGAGCGAAAGACGGAACTCGCGAAGATCGAGACGCTCGAGGCCGGGAAACCGAACCTGCACTCGCGGTTCGTCGACATCGAGATCCTCGTCGAGCAGTTCCGCCACTTCGCCGCGGTCGCCCGCACGGCGGACACGGGGCGCGTCGTTCCCACCGACGACGAGAAACACGTCGTGACGAAGCGGGAACCGTACGGCGTCGTGGGGGCCATCTCGGCGTGGAACTTCCCCGCGATGTTCGTCGCCTGGAAGCTGGGCCCGGCGCTGGCGGCGGGCAACGCGGTCGTGTTCAAGCCGTCGTCGAAGGCGGTGCTCGCGACACTGGAGATCGCCGACGTCTGTGACACCGTCCTCCCGACGGGGACGGTCAACGTCGTGACCGGCGCCGGCAGCGTCGTCGGAAACGCCATCTCCCAGCACGACGGCATCGACAAGGTCACGCTCACCGGGTCGAAGGCCGCGGGGACCGCAACGCTGGAGGGCGCTGCGGACACTATCACCCCAGTGTCGCTCGAACTCGGCGGCAAGAGTCCGAACATCGTCTTCCCCGACACCGACCTCGAACAGGCGCTCGAGGGGACCATCGTGAGCATCTTCTTCAACTCCGGCCAACAGTGTACCGCCGGCTCGCGGCTGTTCCTCCACGAGGACATCAAAGACGAGTTCCTCGACATGCTGCGCGAACGGATCGACGAGTTGACCGTCGGGGATCCGCTGTCGCCACAGACCGACATCGGCCCGATGATCGACCACGACCACGCCGAACAAGTGACGGGGTACATCTCCCGAGCCATCGAGGACGGCGCGAGGCCCCTCGTCGGCGACGACGTCGACGAGGTCGACGCAGGCGGCGAGGCGAGCGACACGGCGGGCGCGCCCTTCGTGCAGCCTACCGTCCTCACCGGCGTCGACGACTCCGCGGAGGTCGCATGCGACGAGGTGTTCGGGCCGGTTCTGTCCGTCTTCGAGTGGAGCGAGCGCGACGAGGTCATCGAACGCGCGAACGACACGCGCTTCGGCCTCGCTGCGGGCGTCTGGACCCAGGACCTCGAAACCGCCCACGACGTCGCTGACGAACTCAAGGCCGGCACCGTCTGGGTGAACACGTACGACGACATGCTCGACCCGGCACCCCATGGCGGCTACAAGGAAAGCGGGATGGGTCGGGAACTCTCTGAGGAGGCGCTGGACGACTACTCCCGAACCAAATCGGTGAAAATGAACTTCGGAGAGGTACTGAAAATCGGGTGA
- a CDS encoding SCP2 sterol-binding domain-containing protein produces MTVRLPSEPEAYIKEYKRKLNASEEYSDTGEGWGVGFNGDFLYEIQPDGTYEGDPIHFFVGLEDGDCTESYVVGDPDKEDWGFAYRGGYEDWKLLMQGEIDPVEGMMDGTFDLDGDMQKVMQYSQAAVVMTECAGDVDVEFDY; encoded by the coding sequence ATGACAGTACGACTACCGAGCGAGCCGGAAGCATACATCAAGGAGTACAAACGGAAGCTCAACGCCTCCGAGGAGTACTCGGATACCGGTGAGGGGTGGGGAGTCGGATTCAACGGCGACTTCCTCTACGAGATTCAACCGGACGGGACCTACGAGGGCGATCCAATCCACTTCTTCGTAGGCCTTGAGGACGGAGACTGTACCGAGTCATACGTCGTGGGCGACCCCGACAAGGAGGACTGGGGATTCGCGTACCGTGGCGGCTACGAGGACTGGAAGCTCCTCATGCAGGGCGAAATCGACCCGGTCGAGGGAATGATGGATGGAACGTTCGATCTCGACGGAGACATGCAGAAGGTGATGCAGTACAGTCAGGCCGCAGTCGTGATGACGGAATGTGCGGGCGACGTCGACGTCGAGTTCGACTACTGA
- a CDS encoding phosphotransferase family protein: MKDTDKDYFERLVDQQALRNYLSERLGPVEEYSVRYHAEGHSNETLFVTWGDRELVVRRPPPGETAETAHDVLRESRVLDTLQDTDVPIPKTVLACEDHSVVGSDFYVMKRVEGDVLRDEEPDRFETAESRRRIGEELVDTLAAIHTVDYGDVGLGEFGHPAGYTERQVERWTQQLEWAFERTADERTVPELREVGDWLADNCPSDHEHALVHGDYKLDNVMYTPGTPPELAAVLDWEMATLGDPLADLGWMLAYWRDPGDPDPATPELTATFMESEEYPTRRDLVERYERETGIEYEHGRFYRTLAVYKLAALGEMFYRRYLEGNSDDPMYPLMEQRVSALARRAERIIEGNEPL, translated from the coding sequence ATGAAAGACACCGACAAAGACTACTTCGAACGACTCGTCGACCAGCAGGCGCTCAGGAACTATCTCTCCGAACGGTTGGGTCCCGTCGAGGAGTACTCCGTCCGATACCACGCGGAGGGCCACTCCAACGAGACGCTCTTCGTGACGTGGGGAGACCGGGAACTCGTGGTTCGGCGGCCCCCGCCGGGCGAGACCGCCGAAACCGCCCACGACGTGTTGCGGGAGTCCCGCGTGCTGGACACGTTGCAGGACACCGACGTACCGATTCCGAAGACCGTGCTGGCCTGCGAGGACCACTCGGTCGTCGGAAGCGATTTCTACGTGATGAAGCGAGTTGAGGGCGACGTACTCAGAGACGAGGAACCCGACCGTTTCGAGACGGCAGAGTCGCGGCGGCGTATCGGCGAGGAACTCGTCGACACGCTCGCCGCGATTCACACCGTCGACTACGGCGACGTCGGCCTCGGTGAGTTCGGCCATCCGGCGGGATACACCGAGCGACAAGTCGAACGCTGGACCCAGCAGTTGGAGTGGGCGTTCGAACGCACCGCCGACGAACGGACGGTGCCCGAACTCCGAGAGGTCGGTGACTGGCTCGCGGACAACTGCCCGAGTGACCACGAACACGCGCTGGTCCACGGTGACTACAAACTCGATAATGTGATGTACACACCGGGTACGCCGCCCGAACTGGCCGCGGTTCTCGACTGGGAGATGGCGACGCTCGGCGATCCGCTTGCCGACCTCGGTTGGATGCTAGCCTATTGGCGCGATCCGGGGGACCCCGACCCCGCGACGCCCGAACTGACCGCCACGTTCATGGAGTCCGAAGAATATCCGACCCGCCGCGACCTCGTCGAGCGGTACGAGCGTGAGACCGGCATCGAGTACGAACACGGCCGATTCTACCGGACGCTCGCAGTGTACAAACTCGCCGCGCTGGGCGAGATGTTCTACCGGCGGTACCTCGAAGGAAACAGCGACGACCCGATGTATCCCCTGATGGAACAGCGGGTTTCCGCTCTTGCTCGACGCGCCGAGCGGATAATCGAGGGGAACGAGCCGTTGTAG
- a CDS encoding MFS transporter, with amino-acid sequence MSNANYSMGGVRYRWVVLLVAFLVHLTSISLIWQAVSPLKKAMATDLGVPWADVAVVLAAIAFGLVFTQLPGGALGDKYPIRYVVGLGAVLAGVATAIRFAVPTLTGQIAVSIVATVGMGIVNPNLIKVVTEWFPSDQLGLGQGVLMAGNTLGIGVAFALSGGIVLTAVGSWQRVFLLYGGITVAAGVLWLVFVRSPREEERPTNVETGMPLRSGEGVPFRESVSSVLRSPSTPYALALIGLAYWSVLGSLAVLPEWADAQAYTVPEYMLGTSPFASTMGALFLPPLSDRYTRRLGLVLGILGLSFGIIILAFAPLLPVFLIGLLVSGFFGGGLAAMFYILPGELADIDPNHVGTMSGILLSLGQVGSVVGSIVGAQTLARYGLEVSVFVVAVPSLIGLLLFTRLHLDGRGQADPSGGAVPSTD; translated from the coding sequence ATGTCAAATGCTAACTACTCGATGGGTGGCGTCCGCTACCGGTGGGTCGTACTCCTCGTCGCATTCCTCGTTCACCTGACCAGCATCTCGCTCATCTGGCAGGCTGTATCGCCGTTAAAGAAGGCGATGGCGACGGACCTCGGGGTACCTTGGGCGGATGTCGCGGTCGTCTTGGCGGCCATCGCGTTCGGACTGGTGTTCACGCAGTTGCCGGGCGGCGCACTGGGTGATAAATACCCGATTCGGTACGTCGTCGGCTTGGGTGCCGTGTTGGCTGGGGTCGCGACGGCGATCAGGTTCGCCGTGCCGACCCTCACCGGTCAGATCGCGGTCAGTATCGTGGCGACCGTCGGGATGGGGATTGTCAACCCGAACCTGATTAAGGTCGTCACAGAGTGGTTCCCCTCCGATCAGTTGGGGCTCGGGCAGGGAGTGCTCATGGCCGGCAACACCCTCGGTATTGGGGTGGCGTTCGCGCTGTCCGGAGGGATCGTGCTGACCGCCGTGGGGAGCTGGCAGCGCGTGTTCCTGCTGTACGGTGGGATTACCGTCGCGGCTGGCGTCCTCTGGCTCGTGTTCGTCCGCTCGCCTCGCGAGGAGGAACGACCGACGAACGTCGAAACCGGCATGCCGCTCAGGTCCGGCGAGGGCGTCCCGTTCCGTGAATCGGTTTCATCGGTGCTCCGATCGCCGTCGACGCCCTATGCTCTCGCGCTGATCGGGCTCGCGTACTGGTCCGTGCTGGGGTCGCTCGCCGTGCTCCCCGAGTGGGCCGACGCGCAGGCGTACACAGTTCCCGAGTACATGCTCGGCACCTCGCCGTTCGCCTCGACGATGGGCGCGCTCTTCCTCCCGCCGCTGTCCGACCGCTACACCCGTCGTCTGGGACTCGTTCTGGGCATCCTGGGGCTATCGTTCGGCATCATCATCCTCGCGTTCGCTCCCTTACTTCCCGTGTTCCTGATCGGGTTACTCGTCTCCGGGTTCTTCGGCGGGGGGCTGGCCGCGATGTTCTACATCCTCCCCGGCGAACTCGCGGACATCGACCCCAACCACGTCGGGACGATGTCGGGGATTCTGCTCTCCCTCGGACAGGTAGGGTCCGTCGTCGGGAGCATCGTCGGCGCGCAAACGCTCGCGAGGTACGGTCTCGAAGTGTCGGTGTTCGTCGTCGCCGTCCCCAGTCTGATCGGGCTCCTGCTCTTCACGCGTCTCCACCTCGACGGGCGTGGGCAGGCTGACCCGTCGGGCGGCGCGGTCCCCAGCACCGACTGA